From a single Rhodococcus jostii RHA1 genomic region:
- a CDS encoding lysine N(6)-hydroxylase/L-ornithine N(5)-oxygenase family protein: MLEHLDLVGIGAGPSNLSVAALSAPVGRLRCKFLDRQPTQRWYPGLMLSAAVLQVSHLKDLVTLVDPTSRYTFLNFLARTGRLHRFASLHTPLIARREYESYLRWVSDQLDEVQFGCAVEEVTFDGQAFRVESTRGTYAAQHLSIGVGPRPYVPELATGTLGEDVFHSSDFGYHTDSLAGRDVVVVGGGQSGAEVVEHLLQRSGRDAVGSLTWASRRIGFQPLDESPFTNEWFHPDYVRYFHGLSQSRRSQLLDAQQLASDGISKGLLESIYRRLYYNDFVDSDRIRTTLLPGRELTGLCRGPGGKGWRTTLTHIDTGEIDSVGADIVVLATGYHFPLPEFLHTLGGRIARTNCGLPQLAADYSVSWAGPAGNKMFFLNAGKLSHGIADPNLSLASWRAATVLNTITETPLYPDLRSSTCSWDVADRAATHPPVDSGVDLLTESSRQ; the protein is encoded by the coding sequence ATGTTGGAACACCTTGATCTGGTTGGTATTGGTGCAGGTCCGTCCAATCTCAGCGTCGCAGCGCTTTCCGCGCCGGTCGGTCGGCTGCGGTGCAAGTTCTTGGACCGGCAACCGACACAACGTTGGTACCCCGGGCTGATGCTGTCCGCCGCGGTGCTGCAGGTTTCGCACCTGAAAGACCTCGTGACCTTGGTCGATCCGACGAGCCGGTACACCTTCCTGAACTTCCTCGCGCGCACGGGGCGGCTCCACCGCTTCGCCAGTTTGCATACCCCGCTGATCGCTCGCCGAGAATACGAGAGCTACCTGCGCTGGGTCAGCGACCAGTTGGATGAGGTGCAGTTCGGGTGTGCGGTCGAGGAAGTGACATTCGACGGGCAGGCGTTCAGGGTGGAATCCACCCGAGGTACGTATGCGGCACAACACCTGTCGATCGGAGTCGGGCCGCGACCGTACGTGCCGGAGCTCGCCACAGGCACGCTCGGTGAGGATGTGTTCCACTCATCTGACTTCGGCTACCACACCGATTCACTCGCCGGCCGCGACGTCGTGGTAGTCGGGGGTGGGCAGAGCGGCGCCGAGGTAGTGGAACACCTTCTGCAGCGTTCGGGCCGGGATGCAGTCGGCTCGCTCACCTGGGCGAGCAGGCGGATCGGGTTCCAGCCGCTCGACGAGTCGCCGTTCACCAACGAGTGGTTCCATCCGGACTATGTTCGGTATTTCCACGGTCTGTCGCAGAGTCGTCGTAGCCAGTTGCTTGACGCCCAGCAGCTCGCCAGCGACGGCATTTCGAAGGGGCTGCTGGAATCGATCTACCGCAGGCTGTACTACAACGATTTCGTCGATTCGGACCGCATCCGGACAACCCTGCTGCCTGGTCGTGAACTGACCGGGCTCTGTCGCGGGCCGGGCGGCAAGGGCTGGCGGACAACCCTGACCCACATCGATACCGGAGAAATCGATTCGGTCGGTGCCGACATCGTGGTCCTCGCCACCGGATACCATTTCCCCCTTCCCGAGTTCCTCCATACCCTCGGGGGTCGCATCGCGCGTACCAATTGCGGCCTGCCCCAGCTTGCAGCCGACTACTCGGTTTCATGGGCGGGCCCAGCCGGAAACAAGATGTTCTTCCTCAACGCCGGAAAGCTCAGTCACGGCATCGCGGATCCCAATCTCAGTCTCGCCTCGTGGCGTGCGGCCACCGTCTTGAACACGATCACCGAGACCCCGTTATATCCCGACCTGCGTAGCTCGACGTGTTCGTGGGACGTCGCGGATCGTGCTGCCACCCATCCGCCGGTGGATTCCGGCGTCGACCTGCTCACGGAAAGTAGCCGACAATGA
- a CDS encoding cupin domain-containing protein, protein MTTDSVTQGVAHSVNGRLPELDFENRPSGAKLGIFDLPKLEVSVAPFTLAHIRVPGGVTTAEDHHEVREIWLVQSGSGILTLDGVRSRVRAGDTLYYESYRRHQLHNDGDSPVEIVSIWWRP, encoded by the coding sequence ATGACCACAGACTCGGTCACCCAGGGCGTCGCTCACAGTGTCAACGGAAGACTGCCGGAACTGGACTTCGAGAACAGGCCCTCGGGCGCGAAACTCGGAATCTTCGATCTGCCGAAGCTCGAGGTTTCGGTGGCGCCATTCACGCTGGCACACATCCGTGTGCCCGGGGGCGTCACCACCGCCGAGGATCACCATGAGGTGCGCGAGATCTGGCTCGTCCAGTCCGGATCGGGGATTCTGACCCTGGACGGAGTCCGGTCGAGGGTGCGGGCCGGCGACACGCTGTACTACGAGAGCTATCGACGCCACCAACTGCACAACGACGGCGACTCTCCGGTCGAGATCGTGTCGATCTGGTGGCGTCCGTGA
- a CDS encoding class I tRNA ligase family protein: MTQHLIVPSNPTPNGDLHIGHIAGPYIGADALRRAAIARGEDAAVLLGTAWQQTHVLLAARRQGRDVLAVASEFAAQIEESFAAADIGYDVMLRHEDMPSIEQMTRRAWSTLRELGMIAVRDSVAHYCSPCRAWRFQGLVAGRCPRCGSSDAYGIDCEQCGLYHDDAELLDAVCTVCHEPTELRSLRRAFLELEPQRAWFEQYLGSITLGDPVREYAESVMSEALPSVAVTVLGGPGIPALDEELPGQTIYPAFELAPRYVVMTARHSAGSVYEPARTRTSMVFGVDNAFERVFLFPAVLRGLTETHAPFPDVMHLTYFYMLDGAKFSTSRRHTVGVAELVGVAGADAARLYLAANRPERSPTNFTRSAFEGSAEVSAVRRLRAWADTGEIPRAEEDSSRDPCIELEHATSELADALQPERLSCQNAARAVLTLTGLAGASHGDRFRDAVLNVLVNGAVLVPDTAARLASAFAVPRTRFDGAAQRTSGGRG; encoded by the coding sequence ATGACCCAGCACCTCATCGTGCCGAGCAATCCCACGCCGAACGGGGACCTGCACATCGGGCACATCGCTGGACCGTACATCGGTGCGGACGCACTACGGCGTGCGGCCATCGCCCGGGGTGAAGACGCCGCTGTCCTGCTCGGCACCGCCTGGCAGCAAACGCATGTGCTGTTGGCCGCCCGCCGGCAGGGTCGTGACGTCCTTGCCGTCGCGAGCGAGTTCGCCGCCCAGATCGAGGAGTCCTTCGCCGCAGCAGATATCGGGTACGACGTGATGCTTCGACACGAGGACATGCCGTCGATCGAACAGATGACCCGGCGCGCATGGTCGACGCTACGTGAGCTCGGCATGATCGCGGTGCGGGATTCCGTCGCACACTACTGCTCGCCATGCCGAGCGTGGCGCTTCCAGGGACTCGTTGCCGGTCGCTGCCCGCGTTGCGGGTCGTCTGACGCGTACGGCATCGACTGTGAACAGTGCGGTCTGTACCACGACGACGCCGAACTGCTCGACGCCGTGTGCACCGTGTGCCACGAGCCGACAGAACTTCGGTCCCTGCGCCGTGCGTTCCTCGAGCTGGAACCACAGCGTGCCTGGTTCGAGCAATACCTGGGCAGCATCACACTCGGCGACCCGGTCCGCGAATACGCCGAGTCCGTGATGTCGGAGGCGCTGCCGTCCGTTGCCGTCACGGTCCTCGGCGGACCGGGGATCCCGGCCTTGGACGAGGAGTTGCCAGGTCAGACCATCTACCCGGCATTCGAGTTGGCACCCCGCTATGTCGTCATGACCGCGCGACACAGCGCTGGCAGTGTCTACGAACCCGCACGCACCAGGACCAGCATGGTGTTCGGTGTCGACAACGCGTTCGAGCGAGTATTCCTTTTCCCCGCAGTACTGCGCGGGCTGACCGAAACACACGCTCCCTTTCCGGACGTCATGCACTTGACCTACTTCTACATGCTCGACGGGGCCAAATTCTCCACGTCCCGCCGCCACACCGTCGGCGTCGCAGAACTTGTCGGAGTGGCGGGCGCGGATGCGGCCCGCCTGTACCTCGCTGCGAACCGGCCCGAGCGTTCGCCGACCAACTTCACCCGATCGGCATTCGAGGGGTCGGCAGAGGTCTCCGCGGTACGTCGGCTGCGAGCGTGGGCGGATACCGGCGAGATTCCACGCGCGGAGGAGGACTCTTCCAGAGATCCCTGCATCGAGCTCGAGCACGCCACCTCCGAACTTGCCGATGCGCTGCAGCCCGAGCGCTTGTCCTGCCAGAACGCGGCGCGGGCGGTGCTCACCCTGACCGGGTTGGCCGGAGCATCCCACGGTGACAGGTTCCGGGACGCGGTCCTGAACGTCCTCGTCAATGGGGCAGTGCTTGTCCCGGACACCGCGGCCCGCTTGGCCAGCGCCTTCGCGGTGCCGCGAACACGTTTCGATGGTGCCGCACAGCGCACGAGTGGAGGCCGAGGATGA
- a CDS encoding saccharopine dehydrogenase family protein — protein MSDPVRCALIGCGPMGAATARELVLSWPHHGAPLQLTLVDRDARRLHALAAALPASAGVAVEAHHGDAAHHRTRQLLAEQTVLATALSWVDAAPALDLTLEHGLRLVGIGRPPADPRTELASRASVSGASIVVGAGLEPGLTEILARRLARDLDVGGTVHSYCGGVPRSPRPPMHHVSWYGTRMTIDARPTYRLRGGVLRQVERFSGVEMVDVPGLGSLEAFHDGLAPYVGADAVLGSLADYTAKTLRWRGYADRVRLLAEIGLLGELPVQTVDGPVRPRALLDAVLAPHISAQHGDTDVTVLAVQSSGTSGGTPSNRSTVTIAETDPVTGVTGMGRLTGAVHAAAIRAACGLGAGVHYAHEVLADGKADALLERFLATGISVTEHSDAWLTRSQPGHGVTEDRDE, from the coding sequence ATGAGCGATCCCGTCAGGTGCGCGCTGATCGGCTGTGGTCCGATGGGCGCCGCCACCGCCCGCGAGTTGGTGCTTTCCTGGCCCCACCATGGGGCGCCGCTGCAGCTGACTCTGGTCGACCGCGACGCGAGACGGCTCCATGCGCTCGCAGCGGCCCTACCGGCATCGGCCGGCGTTGCGGTCGAAGCGCACCACGGCGACGCGGCACACCATCGCACCCGGCAACTACTCGCCGAGCAAACGGTGTTGGCCACCGCCCTGTCGTGGGTCGACGCCGCACCGGCGCTCGATCTCACGCTGGAGCACGGACTTCGGCTGGTGGGTATCGGTCGCCCACCAGCAGATCCACGAACAGAACTGGCTAGTCGCGCATCGGTATCCGGTGCTTCGATCGTTGTCGGCGCCGGTCTCGAGCCCGGTTTGACCGAAATCCTGGCGCGGCGATTGGCACGTGACCTCGATGTGGGCGGAACCGTGCACTCATACTGTGGCGGGGTCCCACGGTCACCGCGACCGCCGATGCATCACGTGTCCTGGTACGGCACGCGCATGACGATCGACGCGCGACCGACCTACCGGCTTCGCGGCGGCGTGCTCCGCCAGGTCGAACGATTCAGTGGAGTCGAAATGGTCGACGTCCCCGGCCTCGGCTCGCTGGAAGCTTTCCACGACGGTCTGGCGCCCTACGTCGGCGCCGATGCCGTGCTCGGCTCGCTGGCCGACTACACGGCCAAAACGCTGCGGTGGCGGGGATATGCCGATCGTGTCCGGCTACTCGCAGAGATTGGCCTGCTGGGGGAGCTGCCGGTCCAGACCGTCGACGGCCCGGTCCGTCCCCGTGCGCTGCTCGACGCCGTACTCGCTCCGCACATTTCCGCTCAGCACGGGGACACCGACGTCACCGTGCTGGCCGTCCAGTCGAGCGGTACTTCGGGTGGAACGCCCTCGAACAGGTCGACCGTGACTATCGCCGAGACCGACCCCGTCACCGGCGTCACCGGTATGGGACGACTGACCGGGGCGGTGCACGCCGCTGCCATTCGGGCAGCATGCGGCCTGGGAGCCGGTGTTCACTACGCCCACGAAGTTCTGGCCGACGGGAAGGCGGATGCACTTCTCGAGCGATTCCTCGCGACGGGGATATCGGTGACAGAACACTCAGACGCGTGGCTGACGCGATCGCAGCCGGGACACGGCGTCACGGAGGACCGCGATGAGTGA
- a CDS encoding MupA/Atu3671 family FMN-dependent luciferase-like monooxygenase — protein MNARPSLSVMFFSGSVPADRTDRYRLVHDAAAVADRLGYEAIWLPERHFDVFGGLFPNPSVLAAALAGTTKRCHLRAGSVVAPLHDPIRIAEEWSVVDNLSGGGRIGLSIGSGWNTNDFVLAPDRYETRVAHSRDSIDELRALWAGRRVARRNGSGRTVEVAIQPEPLSGELPLWMTASGNPDTFTAAGRLGTNLLTHLLGQDLGELACKIKLYRDARATAGHDPDSGRVTLMLHTLATADNAHAWTAARAPLRSYLRSALELELRASAGGGRVSGGRRIAVPALSEAVVEELLDERTRRFFDDASLLGAVPKCLAMLEAVAAAGVDEVACLIDFGPSRQLVLDSLNRLAPLLHPEVEGAVNVGTP, from the coding sequence GTGAACGCCAGGCCGAGCTTGAGCGTGATGTTCTTCTCCGGTTCGGTGCCGGCGGACCGCACTGACCGCTACCGCCTGGTTCACGACGCCGCGGCGGTCGCCGACCGTCTCGGCTACGAGGCGATCTGGTTGCCCGAACGTCATTTCGACGTGTTCGGTGGGCTGTTCCCGAATCCGTCCGTTCTGGCCGCCGCACTTGCGGGCACGACGAAGCGGTGTCACTTGCGCGCCGGGAGCGTCGTTGCGCCGTTACATGATCCGATAAGGATCGCCGAGGAATGGTCGGTGGTGGACAATCTGTCCGGTGGTGGCCGCATCGGGCTGTCGATCGGTTCAGGATGGAATACGAACGACTTCGTATTGGCGCCTGATCGGTACGAGACCCGGGTGGCCCATTCGCGGGACTCCATAGATGAGCTTCGCGCGCTGTGGGCAGGAAGGCGGGTCGCACGGCGCAACGGTTCGGGCCGAACGGTCGAGGTGGCTATCCAACCGGAACCGCTTTCCGGTGAGTTGCCCCTGTGGATGACCGCGTCCGGAAATCCCGACACCTTCACTGCGGCAGGGCGATTGGGAACCAACCTACTTACGCACCTCTTGGGCCAGGACCTGGGCGAGCTGGCGTGCAAGATCAAACTCTACCGTGACGCACGAGCGACCGCGGGCCACGACCCCGACTCTGGCCGGGTCACCCTGATGCTGCATACGCTGGCAACGGCCGACAACGCGCATGCGTGGACGGCAGCTCGCGCGCCGTTGCGGTCGTATCTGCGATCGGCGCTGGAGCTGGAGCTGCGGGCGTCAGCTGGTGGTGGCCGGGTGAGCGGCGGCAGACGAATTGCGGTGCCCGCGTTGTCCGAGGCGGTTGTGGAGGAATTGCTCGACGAACGCACGCGCCGCTTCTTCGATGACGCCAGCTTGCTGGGCGCCGTGCCCAAGTGTCTGGCGATGCTCGAGGCGGTCGCCGCCGCCGGAGTGGACGAGGTTGCGTGCCTCATCGACTTCGGTCCTTCGAGGCAGCTCGTTCTGGACAGCCTGAATCGTCTCGCACCGCTTCTCCACCCCGAAGTCGAGGGAGCTGTCAATGTTGGAACACCTTGA